A stretch of the Gammaproteobacteria bacterium genome encodes the following:
- a CDS encoding TraV family lipoprotein, which yields MTVEKPSKLRRALAPVTTAAAVLALSSCAATHVGEDWQCPLAQGTHCASVAAADPMVALTDAKHLAGGELLAGIEPLVEDGGRLDTPIKSRTPIPATRARRHAAFGRTMKDGRGRDCPVFCRSFGWFARVLAHGGDGAEASATPNDSPDPANEAAENGDRADGQTASSGPDEPPPEARVRLPETIGRVWIAPYVDPHGVYREASWVRIVIAPAAWKRPR from the coding sequence ATGACGGTTGAGAAACCGAGCAAGCTCCGGCGCGCACTTGCGCCGGTCACAACGGCCGCGGCCGTCCTGGCGCTGAGCAGCTGCGCGGCGACCCATGTGGGCGAGGACTGGCAATGCCCACTCGCCCAGGGCACGCACTGCGCCAGCGTCGCCGCCGCCGATCCCATGGTCGCCCTCACGGATGCCAAGCACCTGGCGGGCGGCGAACTTCTCGCGGGGATCGAACCCCTCGTGGAAGACGGAGGCCGGCTGGACACACCCATCAAATCCAGGACGCCCATTCCGGCGACGAGAGCCCGGCGCCACGCAGCGTTTGGCAGGACCATGAAAGACGGCCGCGGGCGGGATTGTCCCGTGTTCTGCCGCTCCTTCGGCTGGTTCGCCCGGGTGCTGGCCCACGGCGGGGACGGGGCGGAAGCCTCCGCAACGCCGAACGATTCGCCGGACCCCGCCAATGAGGCCGCGGAAAACGGCGATCGGGCAGACGGGCAGACGGCCTCCTCCGGGCCGGACGAACCGCCGCCCGAGGCGCGCGTGCGCCTTCCCGAAACGATCGGCCGCGTCTGGATCGCGCCCTACGTGGACCCGCACGGCGTCTACCGCGAGGCGTCCTGGGTGCGTATCGTGATCGCGCCCGCGGCCTGGAAGCGCCCACGATGA
- the traC gene encoding type IV secretion system protein TraC encodes MMARLKDLFEGPAGLEPWTPPEIPAALHGLLPWRAFDETSELYFNASSVGFAIEIPPFAGIDAETLGALSGTLADAAPERCVVQAIHWASPRFGAALDAWGAPRRKAGEVQSAMRARRERLFSHAGWRPLHLGGPPFTLSDYRVFVCAALSGPPGPAPETALSGFRRALEGTLASAGASARRLAPDDLLSLAAELTAPAVNESRDSGLGRSGLGRPRRRWSPRDPLHLQCAAPGRALTVAPTGLVFHDPDGTDVAVRVLTASAFPEVWPGWRGNALIGDFHREFLQPGCPVLTCLTVVTGDEAAVDRAVFKAARATQQAGTGIARYLPGLPEKARDWQFVTERLKGGERLVRACYTVAVYAPAAAVDEAEQAVRAIYHGQGWRMAAERYVQLPSWLAGLPMVPAGGLADDLERMGRMKTLITSAAVNLAPVHGEWRGQGFAAGNGSPDTPPALLLIGRRGQPAGWSPFANTAGNYNVAVTGKSGSGKSVLMQELVAGIVGAEGEAVVIDDGRSFQHTAEALGGTFIAFGKDAACLNPFAMIDSAAAQADGDYREECFAMLAGVLSRMCRRRGAIDDIEAALIHEAIAAAWDEGGNAADLAAVRKHLQARGDLRAADMATALGPWCPGGSMGRLFEGTSVPDLGRSVTVFELAELKGRGDLQAVVLMLVVFLATQRMYHGERTRAKAIVIDEAWDLLSGDDSRAFLEGAARRARKYRGSLVTGTQSVNDYYANPAARAAWENSDWVIFLAQKDESVELLKSEKRIHCDPGMEQALKSLTTADGRFAELVLHGPDGWRVARLVLDPWSVALYSSRGDAFAEVERLKAGGLTTVEAIDRIVGEERPTASETQPASHDGGQQ; translated from the coding sequence ATGATGGCGCGCCTCAAGGACCTGTTCGAGGGCCCGGCGGGACTGGAACCGTGGACGCCGCCGGAAATCCCCGCGGCGCTGCACGGACTGCTGCCCTGGCGCGCCTTCGACGAGACCTCCGAGCTGTACTTCAACGCGTCCAGCGTCGGGTTCGCGATCGAGATCCCGCCGTTCGCGGGGATCGACGCGGAGACGCTGGGCGCGTTGTCGGGCACCCTGGCCGACGCCGCGCCGGAGCGTTGCGTCGTGCAGGCGATCCATTGGGCGAGTCCCCGGTTCGGGGCGGCACTCGACGCTTGGGGCGCGCCGCGGCGCAAGGCCGGTGAAGTGCAATCGGCGATGCGCGCGCGCCGCGAGCGATTGTTCTCGCACGCGGGCTGGCGTCCCCTTCATTTGGGCGGCCCGCCATTCACGCTCTCCGACTACCGGGTATTTGTCTGCGCGGCGCTGTCCGGTCCGCCGGGCCCGGCGCCCGAGACCGCGTTGAGCGGATTTCGCCGGGCGCTCGAAGGCACGCTCGCGTCCGCGGGCGCGTCGGCCCGCCGCCTCGCCCCCGACGATCTGCTCTCGCTGGCGGCGGAGCTCACCGCGCCGGCTGTGAACGAAAGCCGCGACAGCGGCCTAGGCCGTTCCGGCCTGGGCCGCCCCCGGCGGCGCTGGTCGCCGCGCGATCCGCTGCATCTTCAGTGCGCCGCCCCCGGCCGCGCGCTCACGGTCGCGCCCACCGGCCTGGTGTTCCACGATCCCGACGGCACCGACGTGGCGGTGCGGGTGCTCACCGCCTCAGCCTTCCCGGAGGTCTGGCCGGGCTGGCGCGGCAACGCGCTGATCGGCGACTTCCACCGCGAGTTCCTTCAACCGGGCTGCCCGGTGCTGACCTGCCTCACCGTCGTGACCGGCGACGAGGCGGCGGTCGACCGCGCGGTCTTCAAGGCCGCCCGCGCCACGCAGCAGGCGGGCACGGGCATCGCCCGCTATCTGCCGGGACTGCCCGAAAAGGCCCGAGACTGGCAGTTCGTGACCGAACGGCTCAAGGGCGGCGAGCGCCTCGTCCGGGCCTGCTACACGGTCGCCGTGTATGCCCCGGCGGCAGCCGTCGACGAGGCGGAGCAGGCGGTGCGCGCCATCTATCACGGCCAGGGCTGGCGGATGGCGGCGGAGCGGTACGTGCAGTTACCGTCGTGGCTCGCCGGCCTGCCGATGGTTCCGGCGGGCGGGCTCGCGGACGATCTCGAGCGCATGGGCCGCATGAAAACCCTGATCACTTCCGCCGCCGTCAACCTGGCCCCCGTTCACGGCGAGTGGCGCGGCCAGGGCTTTGCAGCCGGCAACGGCTCGCCCGACACGCCCCCGGCGCTGCTGCTGATCGGGCGGCGGGGACAGCCCGCGGGCTGGTCGCCGTTCGCCAACACGGCCGGCAACTACAACGTCGCGGTCACGGGCAAGTCCGGTTCCGGCAAGTCGGTGCTGATGCAGGAACTGGTCGCCGGCATCGTCGGCGCCGAGGGCGAGGCGGTGGTCATCGACGACGGGCGCTCCTTCCAGCACACCGCGGAGGCGCTGGGCGGCACGTTCATCGCGTTCGGCAAGGACGCGGCCTGCCTCAACCCGTTCGCGATGATCGATTCGGCCGCCGCTCAGGCGGATGGCGACTACCGGGAAGAGTGCTTCGCGATGCTCGCCGGCGTGCTCTCGCGCATGTGCCGGAGAAGGGGCGCCATCGACGACATCGAGGCGGCGCTGATCCACGAGGCGATCGCGGCGGCCTGGGACGAGGGCGGCAACGCGGCCGATCTGGCCGCCGTGCGCAAGCACCTTCAGGCTCGAGGCGACCTACGCGCCGCCGACATGGCCACCGCGCTCGGCCCCTGGTGCCCGGGCGGGTCGATGGGCCGGCTGTTCGAGGGCACTTCCGTGCCGGACCTCGGCCGGTCGGTGACCGTGTTCGAGCTGGCGGAACTGAAGGGCCGGGGCGACCTGCAGGCGGTGGTGCTGATGCTGGTGGTGTTCCTCGCCACGCAGCGCATGTACCACGGCGAGCGGACGCGGGCCAAGGCCATCGTCATCGACGAGGCCTGGGATCTCCTGTCCGGCGACGACAGCCGGGCCTTTCTCGAGGGCGCGGCCCGCCGGGCCCGGAAATACCGGGGCTCGCTCGTGACCGGCACGCAGTCGGTGAACGACTACTACGCCAATCCCGCCGCTCGCGCCGCTTGGGAGAACTCCGACTGGGTGATCTTCCTGGCGCAGAAGGACGAGTCGGTCGAACTCCTGAAGTCCGAAAAGCGCATCCACTGCGATCCGGGCATGGAGCAGGCACTGAAGAGCCTGACCACCGCGGACGGGCGGTTCGCCGAACTCGTGCTGCACGGCCCGGACGGCTGGCGGGTGGCGAGATTGGTGCTCGATCCGTGGTCGGTGGCGCTCTACTCCTCGCGCGGGGACGCGTTCGCCGAGGTCGAGCGGCTCAAGGCCGGAGGGCTGACGACGGTCGAGGCCATCGACCGGATCGTCGGGGAGGAACGTCCGACCGCATCCGAAACGCAACCCGCGAGCCATGACGGAGGACAACAATGA
- a CDS encoding conjugal transfer protein TraB, whose protein sequence is MSGVNGNPRAQRRTASDTPDGGARQVRNRQLLLFSAAAAVALLALAAWLSGSGGGPSAPGARITAELAGPDTAEDTWTRRSEARIGRLEADLRDVRNANRQLAEENRRLLEEIRGNADEAKGIIDRLTAALGEAASGQASNEPGLVDPFGGGDVFSPRAARGSSSAALGGSPNQSAAPQGPAAAQPPQGLIERFPLDEPFFREAADEDARQLSVWLPAGSHAEAVVIAGVDASAAVASQGDPRPVLLRITGPAWTAAEDGTAQAVDLHGCTVTGAAYGDLSSEKVYARLRTLTCSGAEPDTVVETEVAGFVAGAGKAGVRGPVVSREGALVQKAFFAGLVSGVGQGVSSAFAPQAVATGTNTAAVANTGLDDIGRAGIGAGASSAGRRVSDYLIRRAEQYQPVIQLQAGTAVTVVFLEGTRLDGRPGDQPTGRTNNDG, encoded by the coding sequence ATGAGCGGGGTCAACGGCAACCCGCGGGCGCAGCGCCGGACCGCATCCGACACGCCTGACGGCGGCGCGCGGCAGGTGCGCAACCGCCAGCTCCTGTTGTTCTCGGCGGCCGCGGCCGTGGCGCTGCTCGCGCTCGCCGCGTGGCTGTCCGGCTCCGGCGGCGGCCCGTCCGCGCCGGGCGCGCGGATCACGGCGGAGTTGGCGGGGCCGGACACGGCGGAGGACACCTGGACGCGGCGCTCGGAGGCCCGGATCGGCCGGCTTGAGGCGGATTTGCGCGACGTGCGCAACGCCAACCGGCAACTCGCGGAGGAGAACCGCCGGCTGCTGGAGGAAATCCGCGGCAATGCCGACGAGGCCAAGGGCATCATCGACCGGCTCACGGCGGCGCTTGGCGAGGCTGCGAGCGGCCAAGCCTCGAACGAGCCCGGCCTCGTCGATCCCTTCGGCGGCGGCGACGTGTTCTCCCCGCGCGCCGCGCGCGGCAGTTCCTCTGCCGCATTGGGAGGCTCGCCAAACCAGTCCGCCGCCCCGCAGGGGCCTGCAGCGGCGCAGCCGCCGCAGGGGCTGATCGAGCGGTTCCCGCTCGACGAGCCGTTCTTTCGGGAAGCCGCAGACGAAGACGCCCGGCAACTGTCGGTATGGCTGCCCGCCGGCAGCCATGCCGAGGCGGTGGTGATCGCCGGCGTCGACGCATCCGCCGCAGTCGCCTCCCAGGGCGATCCGCGCCCGGTGCTGCTCAGGATCACGGGACCCGCGTGGACGGCGGCCGAGGACGGCACGGCGCAGGCCGTCGATCTCCACGGCTGCACCGTCACCGGGGCGGCCTACGGCGACCTGTCGTCCGAGAAGGTCTATGCGCGGCTGCGCACGCTTACCTGTTCGGGTGCCGAGCCCGACACGGTGGTCGAGACCGAAGTGGCGGGGTTCGTCGCGGGCGCCGGCAAGGCCGGCGTGCGCGGCCCGGTCGTGAGCCGCGAGGGCGCGCTGGTGCAGAAGGCGTTTTTTGCGGGGCTCGTCTCCGGCGTCGGCCAGGGCGTCTCCAGCGCGTTCGCGCCCCAGGCGGTCGCGACCGGGACCAACACGGCGGCGGTCGCCAACACCGGGCTCGACGATATCGGCCGCGCCGGCATTGGCGCAGGCGCCTCCTCGGCGGGCCGGCGTGTCTCCGACTACCTGATCCGACGCGCCGAGCAGTACCAGCCGGTGATCCAGCTCCAGGCGGGCACCGCGGTGACCGTGGTGTTCCTGGAGGGTACGCGGCTCGACGGGCGGCCCGGCGACCAACCCACAGGGAGAACGAACAATGACGGTTGA